The Chroogloeocystis siderophila 5.2 s.c.1 genome contains the following window.
CGATGCGTTTCCTGATGCAACCCCACCACCGTTTGTCCAAGAAAAATTTGCGAGTCAGTTTCGCCGCTTGGTCGATGCGCAAATTCCCACAGTTTTATTAGTTGGTAATCACGACCAACACTCGCAAGGACAAGGCGGGGCGAGTTTGTGTATTTATCGAACTTTGGGTGTACCAGGATTTATTGTGGGCGATCGCCTCATGACGCACCACATCCAAACGCGCAATGGTTCGATTCAAGTCATCTCGCTACCGTGGCTAACGCGTTCAACGCTGCTAACACGCCCCGAAACCGAAGGACTGTCTTTAGCTGAAGTCAATCAGTTACTCATTGATCGCCTGCGTGTCGCCCTCGAAGGTGAAATTCGTAGCCTTAACCCAGAAGTCCCAACGGTGTTATTGGGGCATCTCATGGTTGATAATGCTTCCTACGGTGCTGAACGCTTTTTAGCGGTTGGTAAAGGCTTCACAGTACCACTATCCTTGCTGGCGCGTCCTTGTTTTGATTACGTCGCGCTAGGACACGTCCACCGCCATCAAAATTTGAATAAATCAAACGATCCGCCAATTATTTACCCAGGAAGTATCGAACGTGTCGATTTTAGCGAGGAAAAAGAAGATAAAGGCTATGTAATCGTCGAAATCGAACGTGGTAAAGTGCAGTGGGAATTTTGTCCTTTACCCGTGCGTACATTCTGCACAATTGATGTTGATGTGTCGAATGCTGCTGATCCGCAAGCAAAAATATTAAAGGCGATCGCCCAAAAAAATATTAATGATGCTGTTGTACGTCTTATTTATAAACTCCGTTCTGAGCAACTAGACCAAATTGATACAGCACTGCTGCATCAAACATTAAGCCCAGCGCATACTTATACCATTCAACCCGAATTAATTAGCCAACTCGCACGTCCACGCGTACCCGAACTAGGAACAAGTAACGCGATTGATCCTCTAGAAGCTCTAAGAACTTATTTAAACAATCGAGAAGACCTCAAAGATATCTCAGCCCCAATGTTAGAAGCTGCACACAAGCTATTAGCGGGTGATAATGAAGAATGGTTCAACCTAGATCCAAACAACACAGACAACAAAGCTGCTAGTAGTCAAGAAGCTATAAACCTTACAGATCGTCAACTGCGCTTACTTTAAAGAAGACCTAACGGGTTGCTCAATAC
Protein-coding sequences here:
- the sbcD gene encoding exonuclease subunit SbcD, with amino-acid sequence MIKILHLSDIHMGSSFSHGRIDPQTGTNTRLEDFVKTLARCIDRAISEPVDLVVFGGDAFPDATPPPFVQEKFASQFRRLVDAQIPTVLLVGNHDQHSQGQGGASLCIYRTLGVPGFIVGDRLMTHHIQTRNGSIQVISLPWLTRSTLLTRPETEGLSLAEVNQLLIDRLRVALEGEIRSLNPEVPTVLLGHLMVDNASYGAERFLAVGKGFTVPLSLLARPCFDYVALGHVHRHQNLNKSNDPPIIYPGSIERVDFSEEKEDKGYVIVEIERGKVQWEFCPLPVRTFCTIDVDVSNAADPQAKILKAIAQKNINDAVVRLIYKLRSEQLDQIDTALLHQTLSPAHTYTIQPELISQLARPRVPELGTSNAIDPLEALRTYLNNREDLKDISAPMLEAAHKLLAGDNEEWFNLDPNNTDNKAASSQEAINLTDRQLRLL